The following proteins are encoded in a genomic region of Syngnathus acus chromosome 22, fSynAcu1.2, whole genome shotgun sequence:
- the rhd gene encoding rh blood group, D antigen isoform X2 — translation MAPKYAPSLRSRLAPFLLFLQIGFIAVYYFYVEVENNGNGIIFRNFYPGFGFLSTFLVRYGFSGSGFNLLIAVIAIQWALILNGFESWYYRGKIWIDLSSLVVAEMCTASVLISIGAVQGKTNPVHLTIMALMEVFGFVLNEWLLQTLLPVHLNCILVLHIFGAFFGLVLTWILYRKESQQGFEKEKFDCKTGLFSMFGTLFLWMFWPSFNSILMDRSFPERRLGAVCSTYLALAVSAVGSFAVPTLSSPKGKINPTHFQSCILAGGVAVGVSMPVIRYPWEAMTIGLAAAAVSTVGFRYLTKHMLFAFGCHDTCRVLSIHGLPGLLGWLIHLLLQIQQSDDRTIAIRFAVFHICVLLITIAVSLTMGIITGVILKWDIWRPPQDKKCFDDQTFWKFEHLAIRK, via the exons ATGGCTCCTAAGTACGCCCCAAGTTTGCGCTCTCGTTTGGctccttttttgcttttcttacAGATAGGCTTTATTGCTGTGTATTACTTCTACGTTGAGGTTGAAAACAATGGGAATGGGATTATATTCAGAAATTTCTATCCAG GTTTTGGCTTCTTGAGCACTTTTTTAGTACGCTATGGCTTCAGTGGTTCAGGCTTCAACCTTCTTATAGCTGTCATTGCCATCCAATGGGCACTCATACTCAATGGCTTTGAGTCCTGGTATTACAGAGGGAAGATTTGGATCGACCTGAGTAG CTTGGTGGTTGCTGAAATGTGCACAGCCTCGGTTCTCATCTCAATTGGGGCTGtgcaaggaaaaacaaatcctgTCCATCTAACTATCATGGCACTGATGGAGGTATTTGGCTTCGTCCTGAATGAGTGGCTCCTGCAGACTTTGCTACCG GTACATTTGAACTGCATCCTGGTGCTTCATATCTTTGGAGCTTTCTTTGGTCTTGTGCTGACGTGGATTCTCTATCGGAAAGAATCACAACAGGGATTCGAAAAGGAGAAATTTGACTGCAAAACAGGATTATTCTCCATGTTCG GTACTTTGTTTCTCTGGATGTTCTGGCCCAGTTTTAACTCCATCCTCATGGACCGTAGTTTTCCCGAGAGGAGGTTGGGGGCTGTGTGCAGCACCTACCTGGCCCTGGCTGTCAGTGCTGTAGGATCTTTTGCCGTGCCGACGCTCTCCAGCCCAAAGGGAAAAATCAACCCA ACCCATTTTCAGTCATGCATACTTGCGGGCGGTGTTGCTGTCGGGGTTTCCATGCCAGTGATCCGTTACCCGTGGGAGGCCATGACAATTGGACTGGCCGCGGCTGCTGTGTCAACCGTTGGATTCCGATACCTCACG AAGCATATGCTGTTCGCCTTTGGTTGCCATGACACTTGTCGTGTTCTGAGCATACATGGACTCCCGGGCCTTCTGGGATGGCTGATCCACCTCCTCCTGCAGATTCAACAGAGTGATGATCGCACAAT AGCGATCCGGTTTGCTGTATTTCACATTTGTGTTCTACTCATCACCATAGCTGTAAGCCTGACCATGGGGATCATAACAG GAGTAATACTAAAGTGGGACATCTGGAGACCACCCCaagataaaaaatgttttgatgatCAGACTTTCTGGAAG TTTGAGCATCTTGCAATTCGCAAGTAA
- the maco1b gene encoding macoilin-2: MKRRNADCSKLRRPVKRNRITEGIYGSTFLYLKFLVVWALVLLADFVLEFRFEYLWPFWLFLRSVYDSFRYQGLAFSVFFVFVALTSDFICLLFIPVQWLFFAASTYVWVQYVWHTERGVCLPTVSLWILFVYIEAAIRFKDLKNFHVDLCRPFAAHCIGYPVVTLGFGFKSYVSYKMRLRKQKEVQKENEFYMQLLQQALPPEQQMLQRQEREAEEAASKGIAEVDTPPVTQNGTPANKKTSASLPELEYREKGKEGKGGGEAKKQQQHSSSSSNNILPSSVDSKLQEMEYMENHVNSKRLTTELGSTENLLLKEDNNSSCSSSSSSCSKNYKNSNATTLNSSPRGHSATNGSVPSSTPSSSSAGKNEKKHKVSVGKGTSSGSSRDPTDNCIPNNQLSKPEALVRLEQDVKKLKADLQASRQMEQDLRSQIGSLGSAERSVRTELGQLRQENELLQNKLHNAVQAKQKDKQAVGQLEKKLKAEQEARTTAEKQLADEKKRKKLEEATAARAVALAAASRGECTDTLRRRITELESECKKLTLDNKLKEDQIRELDLKVQELHKYKENEKDTEVLMSALSAMQDKTQHLENSLSAETRIKLDLFSALGDAKRQQEIVQGQILQKDQEIKDLKQKIAEVMAVMPSISYTTDTSSMTPVAPHYSSKFMDTSPSGLDPNASVYQPLKK; the protein is encoded by the exons ATGAAGCGGCGCAATGCGGACTGCAGCAAACTCCGACGGCCGGTAAAACGGAATCGAATCACCGAGGGCATATACGGCAG CACTTTCCTGTACCTGAAGTTCCTGGTGGTGTGGGCATTGGTTCTACTAGCTGACTTTGTTTTGGAGTTCAGGTTTGAGTACCTCTGGCCGTTCTGGCTCTTCCTCCGGAGTGTGTACGACTCTTTTCGATACCAGGGGCTG GCGTTCTCGGtattctttgtgtttgtggcgCTTACTTCGGACTTCATTTGCCTCCTCTTCATCCCGGTGCAATGGCTGTTCTTTGCTGCCAGTACTTATGTGTGGGTGCAGTATGTCTGGCACACAG AAAGAGGAGTCTGTCTCCCCACCGTGTCACTATGGATACTCTTCGTCTACATAGAGGCAGCCATCAGATTCAAAGACCTGAAGAACTTCCATGTAGACTTGTGTCGCCCATTTGCTGCACACTG CATTGGCTATCCAGTGGTGACGCTGGGCTTTGGCTTTAAGAGCTATGTAAGCTATAAGATGCGCCTGCGGAAGCAGAAAGAGGTGCAGAAGGAGAATGAGTTTTACATGCAGCTCCTTCAGCAGGCTCTGCCTCCAGAGCAACAGATGCTCCAAAGGCAAGAACGAGAAGCAGAAGAAG CCGCATCGAAAGGAATAGCTGAAGTGGACACGCCTCCAGTGACACAGAATGGCACCCCTGCCAATAAAAAGACCTCAGCGTCTTTGCCAGAGTTGGAGTATCGAGAAAAGggaaaagagggaaaaggtGGCGGGGAGGctaaaaagcagcagcagcacagcagcagcagcagcaacaacatcCTGCCATCATCAGTGGACTCTAAACTCCAAGAGATGGAGTATATGGAGAACCATGTGAACAGCAAAAGACTGACCACTGAACTGGGCAGCACAGAAAACTTGCTGCTCAAAGAGGACAATAATTCCTCCTgctcatcctcttcctcctcctgctccaaaaactacaaaaacagCAACGCCACGACGCTCAACTCATCTCCCCGTGGCCACAGCGCTACCAACGGCAGCGTGCCCTCCTCGACGCCGTCCTCGTCTTCCGCTGGGAAGAACGAGAAGAAGCACAAGGTATCAGTGGGGAAGGGGACCTCGAGTGGCTCCAGCAGGGATCCAACAGACAACTGTATTCCCAACAATCAGTTGAGCAAGCCGGAAGCACTTGTTAG ATTGGAGCAGGACGTTAAGAAGTTGAAGGCAGACCTGCAGGCAAGCCGGCAGATGGAACAAGACCTGCGCAGCCAGATTGGCTCACTTGGCAGTGCTGAGCGCTCAGTACGTACCGAGTTGGGTCAACTCCGTCAAGAGAACGAGCTGCTGCAGAACAA GCTCCATAATGCTGTCCAGGCAAAGCAAAAGGACAAGCAGGCTGTAGGTCAACTGGAGAAGAAGCTCAAAGCTGAACAGGAAGCTCGCACCACAGCTGAGAAACAACTCGCAGATGAAAAGAAGCGCAAAAAGCTCGAAGAGGCTACGGCAGCCAGGGCAGTAGCTCTCGCTGCTGCTTCCAG AGGAGAATGCACAGACACACTGCGACGGCGGATCACAGAATTAGAATCGGAGTGCAAAAAACTAACCCTGGACAACAAGCTTAAGGAAGACCAAATCCGAGAGCTTGACTTGAAGGTCCAG GAGCTTCATAAATACAAGGAGAATGAAAAAGACACAGAAGTGCTGATGTCGGCACTGTCGGCCATGCAGGACAAGACCCAACACTTGGAGAACAGCCTTAGTGCGGAGACCAGGATCAAACTGGACCTCTTCTCTGCATTGGGAGATGCCAAGAGACAGCAAGAAATCGTGCAAG GTCAGATTCTCCAGAAAGATCAAGAAATAAAAGATTTGAAGCAAAAGATAGCCGAAGTGATGGCCGTCATGCCCAGCATCTCATACACGACCGACACCAGCAGCATGACCCCTGTGGCCCCCCACTACTCCTCCAAGTTTATGGACACTAGCCCCTCTGGCTTGGACCCCAATGCCTCAGTTTACCAGCCACTCAAAAAGTGA
- the rhd gene encoding rh blood group, D antigen isoform X1, with the protein MAPKYAPSLRSRLAPFLLFLQIGFIAVYYFYVEVENNGNGIIFRNFYPVFQDLNVMVFLGFGFLSTFLVRYGFSGSGFNLLIAVIAIQWALILNGFESWYYRGKIWIDLSSLVVAEMCTASVLISIGAVQGKTNPVHLTIMALMEVFGFVLNEWLLQTLLPVHLNCILVLHIFGAFFGLVLTWILYRKESQQGFEKEKFDCKTGLFSMFGTLFLWMFWPSFNSILMDRSFPERRLGAVCSTYLALAVSAVGSFAVPTLSSPKGKINPTHFQSCILAGGVAVGVSMPVIRYPWEAMTIGLAAAAVSTVGFRYLTKHMLFAFGCHDTCRVLSIHGLPGLLGWLIHLLLQIQQSDDRTIAIRFAVFHICVLLITIAVSLTMGIITGVILKWDIWRPPQDKKCFDDQTFWKFEHLAIRK; encoded by the exons ATGGCTCCTAAGTACGCCCCAAGTTTGCGCTCTCGTTTGGctccttttttgcttttcttacAGATAGGCTTTATTGCTGTGTATTACTTCTACGTTGAGGTTGAAAACAATGGGAATGGGATTATATTCAGAAATTTCTATCCAG tgttcCAGGATTTAAATGTGATGGTCTTTTTAGGTTTTGGCTTCTTGAGCACTTTTTTAGTACGCTATGGCTTCAGTGGTTCAGGCTTCAACCTTCTTATAGCTGTCATTGCCATCCAATGGGCACTCATACTCAATGGCTTTGAGTCCTGGTATTACAGAGGGAAGATTTGGATCGACCTGAGTAG CTTGGTGGTTGCTGAAATGTGCACAGCCTCGGTTCTCATCTCAATTGGGGCTGtgcaaggaaaaacaaatcctgTCCATCTAACTATCATGGCACTGATGGAGGTATTTGGCTTCGTCCTGAATGAGTGGCTCCTGCAGACTTTGCTACCG GTACATTTGAACTGCATCCTGGTGCTTCATATCTTTGGAGCTTTCTTTGGTCTTGTGCTGACGTGGATTCTCTATCGGAAAGAATCACAACAGGGATTCGAAAAGGAGAAATTTGACTGCAAAACAGGATTATTCTCCATGTTCG GTACTTTGTTTCTCTGGATGTTCTGGCCCAGTTTTAACTCCATCCTCATGGACCGTAGTTTTCCCGAGAGGAGGTTGGGGGCTGTGTGCAGCACCTACCTGGCCCTGGCTGTCAGTGCTGTAGGATCTTTTGCCGTGCCGACGCTCTCCAGCCCAAAGGGAAAAATCAACCCA ACCCATTTTCAGTCATGCATACTTGCGGGCGGTGTTGCTGTCGGGGTTTCCATGCCAGTGATCCGTTACCCGTGGGAGGCCATGACAATTGGACTGGCCGCGGCTGCTGTGTCAACCGTTGGATTCCGATACCTCACG AAGCATATGCTGTTCGCCTTTGGTTGCCATGACACTTGTCGTGTTCTGAGCATACATGGACTCCCGGGCCTTCTGGGATGGCTGATCCACCTCCTCCTGCAGATTCAACAGAGTGATGATCGCACAAT AGCGATCCGGTTTGCTGTATTTCACATTTGTGTTCTACTCATCACCATAGCTGTAAGCCTGACCATGGGGATCATAACAG GAGTAATACTAAAGTGGGACATCTGGAGACCACCCCaagataaaaaatgttttgatgatCAGACTTTCTGGAAG TTTGAGCATCTTGCAATTCGCAAGTAA